The Manihot esculenta cultivar AM560-2 chromosome 11, M.esculenta_v8, whole genome shotgun sequence genome includes a region encoding these proteins:
- the LOC110626490 gene encoding spore wall protein 2 isoform X3, translating to MMDLEGLPMLCEGGVADNTTVEEVKFADSEGVKVADKSIGGDVEVGCDGEEFEEGSDGGDVEEGSDGGDVEEGSDGEDVEEGSDGEEDSSDSENTTKRILVRNKDEPYGYDDPDYEGNQRDVYINYRRQYKGFDFDDYPKSGDGEFFLGVAFHVDLEDDDDEFTIGCKEAIAYAIEEQNKKGANLRLIDIIKANAESVALYHITFRAEDISLGEVKVYQTRVFHSLVPGHKETEVEIFRLKEPTNKGN from the exons ATGATGGATCTAGAGGGTCTACCCATGCTTTGCGAAGGAGGAGTTGCCGATAACACCACCGTTGAAGAGGTAAAATTTGCCGATAGTGAGGGGGTTAAAGTTGCCGATAAGTCCATCGGTGGAGACGTTGAGGTGGGCTGCGACGGTGAAGAATTTGAGGAGGGCTCCGACGGCGGAGACGTTGAGGAGGGCTCCGACGGCGGAGACGTTGAGGAGGGCTCCGACGGTGAAGACGTTGAGGAGGGCTCCGACGGTGAAGAGGATAGCTCTGACAGTGAGAATACTACGAAACGTATCCTTGTCAGGAACAAAGATGAGCCTTACGGCTATGATGACCCTGACTATGAGGGCAACCAGAGGGATGTCTATATTAATTACAGACGACAGTATAAG GGTTTTGATTTTGATGACTATCCAAAGTCAGGTGACGGAGAATTTTTTCTGGGTGTTGCTTTTCATGTGGACCTTGAAGATGACGATGACGAATTTACTATAGGCTGCAAAGAGGCCATTGCCTATGCTATCGAGGAACAGAATAAAAAG GGTGCAAATCTGAGACTCATTGATATTATCAAGGCAAATGCCGAATCAGTTGCTTTGTATCACATAACTTTCCGAGCTGAAGATATTTCTCTGGGAGAAGTGAAAGTTTATCAAACTAGAGTCTTCCATAGTTTAGTTCCTGGTCACAAGGAGACTGAAGTAGAGATTT
- the LOC110626490 gene encoding uncharacterized protein LOC110626490 isoform X1: MMDLEGLPMLCEGGVADNTTVEEVKFADSEGVKVADKSIGGDVEVGCDGEEFEEGSDGGDVEEGSDGGDVEEGSDGEDVEEGSDGEEDSSDSENTTKRILVRNKDEPYGYDDPDYEGNQRDVYINYRRQYKESDGFDFDDYPKSGDGEFFLGVAFHVDLEDDDDEFTIGCKEAIAYAIEEQNKKGANLRLIDIIKANAESVALYHITFRAEDISLGEVKVYQTRVFHSLVPGHKETEVEIFRLKEPTNKGN; the protein is encoded by the exons ATGATGGATCTAGAGGGTCTACCCATGCTTTGCGAAGGAGGAGTTGCCGATAACACCACCGTTGAAGAGGTAAAATTTGCCGATAGTGAGGGGGTTAAAGTTGCCGATAAGTCCATCGGTGGAGACGTTGAGGTGGGCTGCGACGGTGAAGAATTTGAGGAGGGCTCCGACGGCGGAGACGTTGAGGAGGGCTCCGACGGCGGAGACGTTGAGGAGGGCTCCGACGGTGAAGACGTTGAGGAGGGCTCCGACGGTGAAGAGGATAGCTCTGACAGTGAGAATACTACGAAACGTATCCTTGTCAGGAACAAAGATGAGCCTTACGGCTATGATGACCCTGACTATGAGGGCAACCAGAGGGATGTCTATATTAATTACAGACGACAGTATAAGGAAAGCGAT GGTTTTGATTTTGATGACTATCCAAAGTCAGGTGACGGAGAATTTTTTCTGGGTGTTGCTTTTCATGTGGACCTTGAAGATGACGATGACGAATTTACTATAGGCTGCAAAGAGGCCATTGCCTATGCTATCGAGGAACAGAATAAAAAG GGTGCAAATCTGAGACTCATTGATATTATCAAGGCAAATGCCGAATCAGTTGCTTTGTATCACATAACTTTCCGAGCTGAAGATATTTCTCTGGGAGAAGTGAAAGTTTATCAAACTAGAGTCTTCCATAGTTTAGTTCCTGGTCACAAGGAGACTGAAGTAGAGATTT